The following is a genomic window from Spirosoma foliorum.
AGGGGAGTGGCAATGTCAAGGCGGACCAGAAAGAACGATAAATCAATCCGAACACCGACCCCCGTTCCGATGGCAATCTGTTCGTAAAACCGTTTGGGAAACTGGGCTTCAGGACCAAATGTGGTTATGTCTGAGTACGACCAGACGTTTCCGGCATCGGCAAAAACAGCTCCTTCGAGGTACTTGTTGAATTTAACCCGGAGTTCGGTATTAGCCTCCAGCTTAACGTCGCCACCGCCGTCCTGAAATATGGGAACATTCCGTAAGGTATCGCGCGTGAACAAGCCGGGTCCAATGGCTCTTGGCCGGAATGCGCGAATACTATTACTCCCTCCAACAAAGTACTGTTTGGTAAATGGCAATGATTTGCCTTTTGAATTACCATACGTAATCCCGACGCCCGCAAACAGGCGGTTCGCCCAGGTTATTTTTGAGGTTAACTTACGATACAATCGCCCGTCAACATCGAGTCGGAGGTATTGTGCGTAAGGGACCCCGAAAATTCCATTCCGATCATCATTTTCTAACGGCTTTCGGAAGAAAAGACTCGCCAGATTGCCCGCCACTTCTGCGTTAGCACTTATCCGATAGCTGGTAGGGGAGAGTGAACGGATTGGGGAGTTGAAATTAAACGTGTATAAAGAGCTTAAAATGAGCTGATCGGATCGGAAAACCGTGTTGGTATACTGCTGCTTTACAATAGGAGCAACATCAGGGTCCGCAAGAATTTCATAAACGCGGTCGGTGACCTGATTTAGGGGAACAAACACATAGTTAATATTGAACGGCTGAAAAACGTGTTCAACTTGTTGATTTTGTCGCCAGGCATACCCAAAGGTTGTTTGGGCTGAATTAATCCGATACAACCCCCCTCGAAGGATTGTCTGATAACCAATGGTTGCATTTGTTTTAGGTAGGGCCTGCCGCTGATCATATTTGAACCGGAAGGGAGCTACCAGTCGTGGAAAACTTAGGCTTGCATCGAGGCCAAAGCGATAATTAGTTACCCCCTCACCAGCGTCGCCGACCTGAAATTCAATCCCGGCATTGGCATTAATGGTCAGTAATTCTGCTCGTTTGAGAGCATTTCGGGTTCGCCAGCTCACGATGGCCTGTGTACCGTTGAAGTTATTCGAACGAGACGTTCCATCAATCTCCAACCGTACCGATTTTGTCGGATAGGGCGTTAGGTAATAATGGACATCCAGGACGGCTGAGTCGCCCTGTTGGTCAGGCTCGAATCGGTTACGCACAAATTTAAACGCACCGACATTAATGAACCGGGAAAGGGTAAGGTCCTGCATGCGGCTGTTGTAGCGCGTATGGGGTTTCACCGTTACAATGTCGCGAAACAATTTCTGATCGAACCGTCGGGTGGAGTCGATAACCTGGAATTGCTCTTCTGTTGTATAAGCCCGTCGTCGATTCGTATCATTTCTGGCGGTCGACAGATTATAATTCGGATAAATGAAAATATCGCGAATGTAATAGGGAACGCCAGCGGCTTCGGGCATATCGGGCTTAATCGCGAAATACAATTTTGTCCGGTGCCGTGCCGTATCGTTGTCGGCAATTACAGCGATATAGTCAGGCAGAAAATAATAAAAGCCACGTTGTTTAATGGACTGACTAATGCGTTCGCGCTCTAGTTTGATGTTGTCGAACACATAAGGATCGCCTTTTTTGATAACCGTTCGTCGGGCCGATGCCAGCAATGCTTTACGAACGGGGGTGGAGTCAACCAGAAAGCCCGCTGAATCGATCAAAAAGCGCTGTTTAACATCTACCTCATAAGCACCACGCGCCTTATAGCCATCTTCGGTTAGCTTTCCGGTAGCATCAGACCCGAAATAACCCTGATTCTGCAAGGTTGCCTTGAAAACCGGAATATTGGAGGTGATGGCTTTAGCGCTGGCCAATACAGGCTCCTGCCCAAATTTTTTCCGGAACCACGACCGGAACCCTTTCGGTTTTTTGGGCTCTCCGAACAGGTAGTACAAACCAACTTTGTAGGGATAGCCAAAGAGCTGTTTATTGGGACGAGGGCGAGCCAGGGCTGTTAACTGTTCTTTCAGGCCAGCTTGCTCCGTGGCCGAAACGGTTGAATCGGCATGAATAGTAATATCGGTACCCATG
Proteins encoded in this region:
- the tamL gene encoding translocation and assembly module lipoprotein TamL, coding for MRYLSLINSFFNGLFFTLRIRVKNRRLATSLLPYSLCILLSACNIAKHLPSNERLYMGTDITIHADSTVSATEQAGLKEQLTALARPRPNKQLFGYPYKVGLYYLFGEPKKPKGFRSWFRKKFGQEPVLASAKAITSNIPVFKATLQNQGYFGSDATGKLTEDGYKARGAYEVDVKQRFLIDSAGFLVDSTPVRKALLASARRTVIKKGDPYVFDNIKLERERISQSIKQRGFYYFLPDYIAVIADNDTARHRTKLYFAIKPDMPEAAGVPYYIRDIFIYPNYNLSTARNDTNRRRAYTTEEQFQVIDSTRRFDQKLFRDIVTVKPHTRYNSRMQDLTLSRFINVGAFKFVRNRFEPDQQGDSAVLDVHYYLTPYPTKSVRLEIDGTSRSNNFNGTQAIVSWRTRNALKRAELLTINANAGIEFQVGDAGEGVTNYRFGLDASLSFPRLVAPFRFKYDQRQALPKTNATIGYQTILRGGLYRINSAQTTFGYAWRQNQQVEHVFQPFNINYVFVPLNQVTDRVYEILADPDVAPIVKQQYTNTVFRSDQLILSSLYTFNFNSPIRSLSPTSYRISANAEVAGNLASLFFRKPLENDDRNGIFGVPYAQYLRLDVDGRLYRKLTSKITWANRLFAGVGITYGNSKGKSLPFTKQYFVGGSNSIRAFRPRAIGPGLFTRDTLRNVPIFQDGGGDVKLEANTELRVKFNKYLEGAVFADAGNVWSYSDITTFGPEAQFPKRFYEQIAIGTGVGVRIDLSFFLVRLDIATPLRKPYQTDGSEWVIDKMAFDKTDWRKQNLIFNIAVGYPF